One genomic segment of Arachis duranensis cultivar V14167 chromosome 4, aradu.V14167.gnm2.J7QH, whole genome shotgun sequence includes these proteins:
- the LOC107483897 gene encoding glycosyltransferase BC10-like — MLKRNNGSEMGYMQMLTTRSRHRSPMKKPTTMILLLCIFLLSAYYYFIHQLIIKGTLVCYIPFSSCGKCEKYPDSCDYLPPPAIERKYTNDEIASHVVVRDILNAPCLSKNPKIAFMFLTPGSLPFERLWDKFFQEHEGKFSVYVHSSKTKPLRMSRYFINQDIPSDEVHWGNISMFDAERRLLANALQDPHNQRFVLLSDSCIPLHSFGYIYDYLINTNVSFVECFEDIGPQGNGRYSRHMLPEIQMKDFSKSVQWFTLKRQHALVVIADNLYYSKFRAYCKLGFEGKYCIVDEQYLPTLFNIVDPGGIANWSVTHVDWSKRGWHPKTYGVEDVTYQLLNNISSVDVSMHVTSNMKKEIKRQPCLWNGIQRPCYLFARKFTPQTIDKLLHIFSNYSIN, encoded by the exons ATGTTGAAGAGAAACAATGGAAGTGAAATGGGTTACATGCAAATGTTGACAACAAGGTCACGCCACCGTTCTCCAATGAAGAAGCCAACAACAATGATTTTACTTCTTTGCATTTTTCTACTATCTgcttattattatttcattcaTCAGTTAATAATAAAAGGAACTTTGGTTTGTTACATCCCTTTTTCTTCATGTGGAAAGTGTGAGAAGTATCCTGATAGTTGTGATTATCTTCCACCACCTGCTATTGAAAGGAAATATACAAATGATGAGATTGCATCACATGTTGTTGTTAGGGATATTTTGAATGCACCTTGTCTTTCAAAAAATCCCAAAATTGCCTTCATGTTCTTGACCCCTGGTTCCTTGCCATTTGAGAGATTGTGGGATAAGTTTTTCCaa GAACATGAAGGGAAGTTCTCTGTTTATGTTCATTCATCCAAGACTAAACCACTTCGTATGAGccgctattttattaatcaggaTATACCCAGTGATGAG gtgcattgggGCAATATTTCTATGTTTGATGCAGAGAGGAGACTGCTTGCAAATGCTCTACAAGATCCTCATAACCAACGCTTTGTTTTACTTTCTGACAG CTGTATACCACTGCACAGTTTTGGCTATATTTATGACTACTTGATCAATACAAATGTCAGCTTTGTAGAGTG CTTTGAGGACATTGGTCCTCAAGGCAATGGTAGGTATTCACGACACATGCTACCTGAAATTCAGATGAAGGACTTTAGCAAGA GCGTGCAGTGGTTTACTTTGAAGCGGCAACATGCTCTTGTAGTTATCGCCGACAACCTCTATTACTCGAAGTTTCGAGCTTACTGTAAG CTTGGGTTTGAAGGGAAATATTGCATAGTAGATGAGCAGTACTTACCTACCTTATTCAAT ATTGTTGATCCGGGTGGAATTGCAAATTGGTCAGTAACACATGTTGATTGGTCCAAAAGAGGCTGGCATCCCAAGACATATGGGGTTGAGGATGTTACATACCAGCTCTTGAACAATATATCG TCCGTTGATGTCAGCATGCACGTTACCAGCAACATGaag aaagaaattaaaagacagCCTTGCTTATGGAATGGAATTCAGAGGCCATGTTACTTGTTTGCTAGGAAATTCACTCCTCAAACAATAGACAAGTTGTTGCACATCTTTTCCAATTATTCAATCAACTGA